From the Oncorhynchus nerka isolate Pitt River linkage group LG28, Oner_Uvic_2.0, whole genome shotgun sequence genome, one window contains:
- the LOC135565618 gene encoding keratin, ultra high-sulfur matrix protein-like, whose translation MLRFVCYLNSVHNGVCNIHNGGCNIHNGVCNIHNGGCNNHNGGCNIRNGVCNIRNGVCNIRNGGCNIRNGGCNIRNGGCNIRNGGCNIRNGVCNIRNGVCNIRNGVCNIHNGVCNIHNGVCNIHNGGCNIHNGVCNIHNGVCNIHKGGCNIHNGVCNIHKGGCNIHNGGCNIHNGGCNIHNGGCNIHNGVCNIPNGVCNIHKGGCNIHNGGCNIHNGGCNIHNGGCN comes from the exons atgttgagatttgtctgttacttgaactctgtccATAACGGAGTGTGTAACATCCATAACGGAGGTTGTAACATCCATAACGGAGTGTGTAACATCCATAACGGAGGTTGTAACAATCATAACGGAGGTTGTAACATCCGTAACGGAGTGTGTAACATCCGTAACGGAGTGTGTAACATCCGTAACGGAGGGTGTAACATCCGTAACGGAGGGTGTAACATCCGTAACGGAGGGTGTAACATCCGTAACGGAGGGTGTAACATCCGTAACGGAGT GTGTAACATCCGTAACGGAGTGTGTAACATCCGTAACGGAGTGTGTAACATCCATAACGGAGTGTGTAACATCCATAACGGAGTGTGTAACATCCATAACGGAGGGTGTAACATCCATAACGGAGTGTGTAACATCCATAACGGAGTGTGTAACATCCATAAAGGAGGTTGTAACATCCATAACGGAGTGTGTAACATCCATAAAGGAGGTTGTAACATCCATAACGGAGGTTGTAACATCCATAACGGAGGTTGTAACATCCATAACGGAGGTTGTAACATCCATAACGGAGTGTGTAACATCCCTAACGGAGTGTGTAACATCCATAAAGGAGGTTGTAACATCCACAACGGAGGTTGTAACATCCATAACGGAGGTTGTAACATCCATAACGGAGGTTGTAATTAA